In Streptomyces sp. NBC_01381, the sequence TCCGCCTTGATGGCGGGCAGGTCCCACTGCAGCGGCTCCAGCTCGTCCTGGCCCGCGCCCGCCTGCCCGGCGGCCTTCTCGGCCTCGGCGGCGGTCAGCGGCCGGTCGGCCTCGAGCGCGTCGTCGGACTGCGCGGACAGCGGCGCGGTGCGGGTCGCCCCCGCGGACGCGACTCCGCGAACCTTGCGGATCTCCTTGGCGAAGCCCGCGTTCGACGAGTGGACGACGATCACGCCGATCTTGTCGTACGCGATGACGACGGTGCCGCCCGCCTTGGCGATGGCCTTCTTCACGTACGCCGATGTCTTGGCGGACGGTGAACTGCCGGGACCCGAGCGGACGTTGACGACGTAGCTCATCGACGTGCCGTCCGCGAGAGTCGCGCCGAGGGCGTCCACGACGGACGACACGGGGCCGCCCGGCCGAGACGCGGCGTCCGGCTGGGCCGCCGCCGTCCCCGGCAGGAAGGCGACGGCCGAGGCCACCGCCATGCCAAGCGGCAGAGCGAGCACGCGGCGGGAGCGCGGGAAGGATGCGGTCATGGTGCGCGAGCCCCTCACTTCTTCACGGCGTCGAACGCGTCGACGATCCCGCTGCCGTAGAAGCCGTTCTTGTTCGTGTCGCCCTCGCAGACCGCGTCGACCTTGCCGTCACCGTCCGGGTCGTACGGCTCCGTCGGGCAGCCCGGGTTGTCGGCCTGCTTCTTAAGAAGGCGCTGGAGTTCGGCGGGGCTCGCCTTGGGGTGCGTCGACTTCAGGAGCGCGGCGACGCCGGAGGCGTGCGGCGATGCCATCGAGGTGCCCTGCAGCCAGCCGTACTCGCCGCCCGGCATCGTGGAGAGGATGCGGCCGTTCTTCGACGGGGTGTCGCCCGGGATCTGGTACTTGTCGCCGCCGGGGGCCGCGATGTCGATGACGCCCTTGCCGTACGTGGAGTAGTACGACTTGAGGTTCTGCACGCCCGTCGCGCTGACCGTGACCACGCCCGGCAGCTGCGTCGGGACGTCGAAGCACTCGGAAGGGTCGATGGTGCGCGGCACCGGCGTCGAGTCGTCCGGGCTGGAGTCGTCCAGGATCTCGTCGGAGGCGAGGTCATGGTTGGAGTTGCCCGCGGACGCCAGGTTCAGGGTGCCCTTGCGCTGTGCGTACAGCTGGGCGCGGTTGACCGCGTCGACGATGGCCCGCTGGTCGGGGTCGTCCATGCAGTTGTAGAGCCACGGGTCCACGTAGTAGCTGTTGTTCGTGATCTCGATGCCCTTGTCGGCGGCGAACACGAAGGCGCAGACCACGCTCTCCGGGAAGAACAGCTCGCTGACCGGGTCGGCCACCTTGATGCCCGCGACCTTCACGCCGGGCGCGACACCCGCGACGCCCACGCCGTTGCGCGGGGCGGCGATCTCGCCGGCCACGTGCGTGCCGTGGTAGTGCTCCTTCTTCTCCGGACGCCAGGCGCCGGGGGAGGTGTCCGCCTTGCCGCCGACACAGCTCGCCGACTGCGAGGCCGAGAAGCTGGGCGCGAGGTCCGGGTGGGTGTCGTCGACTCCGGTGTCGATGACGCCGACGGTGACCTTGCCGCTGCCGGGGTTGATCTTCGCCGCCTTGTCGGCGCCTATCGCGCGCAGGTCCCACTGGTCGGCTTCCATCGGCTCGGCGTCCGGACCGGCCTGCTTCTGGAGCGACTTGGCCTCGGCCTTCGACACGAAGGTCGGGGCGCCCTCCTCCGTGGTGCCCGCCGCCGTCAGGGGCGAGGTGCGGGTCGCGCCCGCCGACTGGACCCCCTTCACCTTGCGCATCTGCTTGCCGAACTCGGGGTTGGCCGAGTGCGCGACGATGACGCCGATCTTCTCGTAGGCGACGACGACGGAGCCGTCCGCCTTGGAGATCGCCTTCTTGACGTATTCGATCGTCCCGTGGTCCGGGCGGGTGTTGACGACGTACGCGAGCTTCGGGGCCTCGGCGTTCGCCGAAGCGCCTGCGGTCGCGGGGGCGTCGGAGGGCACCGCGGTCGCGACGCCGGGGGCGAAGCCGACCGATGCCGCGAGTGCGATACCGAGCGGCACGGTGAGCGCGACGCGGCGTCTGGAGCGCAGATGAGCCATGGGATCTCCACATCATCCGGATACGTGAACTGCCCGAACACAAAAGGTGGTCAGGCAGGTACATGACGGGTATTGCAGGGTGAAGCTATCCCCAGAACTCCCAGGCCAGCAACGGGTTCTTGAAGAAATCGGGAAGTGTGGCCGGGTCGACGTCGCGGTGATGACGTTGAAAAGGAAACGGAAGCAACATCAACCCCCCTGTCGGATCACGTCCCGTGGCCTTAGCATCGCCATCCGTGGCTTACGTGATCCGCGTCACGCAGGAACAGATCGGATCAGAGAGCCCATGGATCAGCTGTCCGTCCCCGCCGCACCCGCACCACGAGGAGACTCCGTGGCCACCGATGCACCGCCGCCTTCGAAGGGCGGCGCAGTCCCCACTCCCCACGCCCCTTCCACGGAGGAGTTCATCCAGGAGCAGGAGAGCCAGGAGTTCGGTGAACTCCGCCGTGCGCACCGCTCGTTCGCGTTCCCGCTGACCATCGCGTTCATCGTCTGGTACCTGGCCTACGTGCTGCTGTCGAACTACGCGGGCGACTTCATGGGCACCAAGCTGTTCGGCAACATCAACGTCGCCCTGGTGCTCGGCCTCGCGCAGTTCCTGACCACGTTCCTCATCGCCTGGTGGTACTCCCACCACGCGGCCACCAAGCTCGACCCCAAGGCCGAGGCGATCAAGTCCCGTATGGAGGGCGGCGCATGAGCCCCGCGCTGAGCACCACAGTCCTGGCCGCGGGTGAGGCGAGCGAGCACCGGCCGCTGATCATCTCCCTGTTCGCCGTCTTTGTCGTCGCCACCCTGTTCATCACCGTCTGGGCAGGCCGCCAGACCAAGAGCGCCGCCGACTTCTACGCGGGCGGCCGCCAGTTCACCGGCTTCCAGAACGGCCTCGCGGTCTCCGGCGACTACATGTCGGCCGCGTCCTTCCTCGGCATCGCGGGTGCGATCGCCCTCTTCGGGTACGACGGCTTCCTCTACTCCATCGGCTTCCTGGTCGCCTGGCTGGTGGCACTCCTCCTGGTCGCCGAACCGCTGCGCAACTCGGGGCGCTACACGATGGGCGACGTGCTCGCCTACCGGATGCGCCAGCGCCCGGTGCGCACGGCCGCGGGCACCTCCACGATCATCGTGTCGATCTTCTACCTGCTTGCGCAGATGGCGGGCGCGGGCGTCCTCGTCTCGCTGCTGCTCGGCATCACGTCCGACGCGGGCAAGGTCGGGATCGTCGCCCTCGTCGGCGTACTGATGATCGTGTACGTCACCATCGGCGGCATGAAGGGCACCACCTGGGTGCAGATGGTCAAGGCCGTCCTGCTCATCGCGGGCACGCTGCTTCTGACCTTCCTGGTGCTCCTGAAGTTCAACTTCAACGTCTCCGACCTGCTCGGCAGCGCCGCATCCAACAGCGGCCAGGGCACCAAGTTCCTCGAACCGGGCCTGAAGTACGGCGCGACGTCCACATCGAAGCTGGACTTCATCTCGCTCGGCATCGCCCTCGTCCTGGGCACCGCGGGACTGCCGCACATCCTGATCCGCTTCTACACGGTGCCGACGTCCAAGGCCGCGCGTAAGTCCGTGAACTGGGCGATCGGCATCATCGGCTCCTTCTACCTGATGACGATCGCGCTCGGCTTCGGCGCCGCCGCGCTCATCAAGCCGGCCGAGATCATCGAGTCCAACCCGGCGGGCAACACGGCGGCACCGCTGCTCGCGCTCCATCTTGGTGGCGTCGATTCGTCCTGGGGCGCGATCCTGCTCGCCACGATCTCGGCGGTCGCCTTCGCCACCATCCTCGCGGTGGTCGCGGGCCTGACCCTGGCCTCGTCCTCGTCGTTCGCGCACGACATCTACGCCAACGTCATCAAGAAGGGCCAGGCCACCGAGAAGCAGGAGATGAAGGCGGCCCGCTGGGCGACGGTCTTCATCGGCATCGTCTCCATCGCGCTCGGCGCGCTCGCCCGCGACCTGAACGTGGCGGGACTCGTCGCCCTCGCCTTCGCGGTCGCCGCGTCCGCCAACCTGCCGACGATCCTCTACAGCCTCTTCTGGAAGAGGTTCACCACCCAGGGCGCGCTCTGGTCGATCTACGGCGGCCTCTTCACGGCGGTCTTCCTGGTCCTCTTCTCGCCAGTCGTCTCCGGCAACCCGAAGACCTCGATGTTCAAGGGCGTCGACTTCCACTGGTTCCCGCTGGAGAACCCGGGCCTCATCTCGATCCCGGTCGGCTTCCTGCTCGGCTGGCTCGGCACGATGCTGTCGAAGGAGGAGCCCGACAAGGGCAAGTACGCGGAGCTGGAGGTACGGTCCCTGACCGGCACCGGGGCCCACTGATTCCGGCTCATTCCGCCTGAACACGCACGTCAGCGGCCGCGTCGTAGATCGTTTGGTAGATCTCTACGACGCGGCCGCGCCGCTCCTCGTGGGATCGGGCCCGCTTCGATGTCGGTCCCGTCACGTAGGCTCGTCACTATCTGAACCGGACTGGCTGAACAGGATCAGGGAGGGGGCCCACGTGCTCATCGACACCTACGGCCGAGTGGCCACCGATCTGCGGGTCTCGC encodes:
- a CDS encoding S8 family serine peptidase, which produces MAHLRSRRRVALTVPLGIALAASVGFAPGVATAVPSDAPATAGASANAEAPKLAYVVNTRPDHGTIEYVKKAISKADGSVVVAYEKIGVIVAHSANPEFGKQMRKVKGVQSAGATRTSPLTAAGTTEEGAPTFVSKAEAKSLQKQAGPDAEPMEADQWDLRAIGADKAAKINPGSGKVTVGVIDTGVDDTHPDLAPSFSASQSASCVGGKADTSPGAWRPEKKEHYHGTHVAGEIAAPRNGVGVAGVAPGVKVAGIKVADPVSELFFPESVVCAFVFAADKGIEITNNSYYVDPWLYNCMDDPDQRAIVDAVNRAQLYAQRKGTLNLASAGNSNHDLASDEILDDSSPDDSTPVPRTIDPSECFDVPTQLPGVVTVSATGVQNLKSYYSTYGKGVIDIAAPGGDKYQIPGDTPSKNGRILSTMPGGEYGWLQGTSMASPHASGVAALLKSTHPKASPAELQRLLKKQADNPGCPTEPYDPDGDGKVDAVCEGDTNKNGFYGSGIVDAFDAVKK
- a CDS encoding DUF485 domain-containing protein — translated: MATDAPPPSKGGAVPTPHAPSTEEFIQEQESQEFGELRRAHRSFAFPLTIAFIVWYLAYVLLSNYAGDFMGTKLFGNINVALVLGLAQFLTTFLIAWWYSHHAATKLDPKAEAIKSRMEGGA
- a CDS encoding cation acetate symporter — translated: MSPALSTTVLAAGEASEHRPLIISLFAVFVVATLFITVWAGRQTKSAADFYAGGRQFTGFQNGLAVSGDYMSAASFLGIAGAIALFGYDGFLYSIGFLVAWLVALLLVAEPLRNSGRYTMGDVLAYRMRQRPVRTAAGTSTIIVSIFYLLAQMAGAGVLVSLLLGITSDAGKVGIVALVGVLMIVYVTIGGMKGTTWVQMVKAVLLIAGTLLLTFLVLLKFNFNVSDLLGSAASNSGQGTKFLEPGLKYGATSTSKLDFISLGIALVLGTAGLPHILIRFYTVPTSKAARKSVNWAIGIIGSFYLMTIALGFGAAALIKPAEIIESNPAGNTAAPLLALHLGGVDSSWGAILLATISAVAFATILAVVAGLTLASSSSFAHDIYANVIKKGQATEKQEMKAARWATVFIGIVSIALGALARDLNVAGLVALAFAVAASANLPTILYSLFWKRFTTQGALWSIYGGLFTAVFLVLFSPVVSGNPKTSMFKGVDFHWFPLENPGLISIPVGFLLGWLGTMLSKEEPDKGKYAELEVRSLTGTGAH